A genomic stretch from Fibrobacter sp. includes:
- a CDS encoding lytic transglycosylase domain-containing protein has translation MLDDEYAKMIGNHASLGLSDLIVKELERYENPGNSLEQLRNIGGMEPWMLDKAFIPQSGTGRETGSKSVTAQVSRWNVFINQASEKYGVDKALISAVIAQESAGNPYAVSRAGAKGLMQLMDTTASDMGVTHPFSPWASIDGGVKYLRLMLNRFNGDEKLALASYNAGPAAVEKYNGIPPYRETIDYVKSVLEYKERFSKE, from the coding sequence ATGCTCGATGACGAATATGCCAAAATGATTGGAAATCATGCATCTCTGGGTCTTTCCGACCTCATTGTAAAGGAACTCGAGCGCTATGAAAACCCGGGTAATTCCCTGGAACAGCTCAGGAATATCGGTGGAATGGAGCCCTGGATGCTCGATAAGGCTTTTATTCCTCAAAGCGGTACTGGACGGGAAACCGGAAGCAAATCAGTTACTGCTCAGGTCAGCAGGTGGAATGTTTTTATCAATCAGGCCAGTGAAAAGTATGGAGTGGACAAGGCTCTGATCTCCGCGGTTATAGCTCAGGAGTCAGCAGGTAACCCTTATGCGGTCTCTCGTGCCGGAGCAAAGGGATTGATGCAGCTCATGGACACCACAGCATCTGATATGGGTGTTACACACCCCTTCTCACCCTGGGCAAGCATAGATGGTGGAGTGAAATATCTGCGCCTTATGCTTAACCGATTCAATGGTGATGAAAAACTGGCGCTTGCCTCATACAATGCCGGGCCCGCTGCTGTTGAGAAATATAACGGTATTCCCCCGTACAGGGAGACCATTGATTATGTAAAGTCAGTACTGGAATATAAGGAGCGCTTTTCAAAGGAGTAG
- the csrA gene encoding carbon storage regulator CsrA, with product MLVLTRKLGESIRIGDNITVKIVDLDGRHVKLGIEAPKNIAVNREEIYERIQRENRAASISKDQGLENIASALRKSKK from the coding sequence ATGCTGGTCTTAACAAGAAAACTCGGCGAATCCATACGTATCGGTGATAACATCACCGTAAAAATTGTCGACCTCGATGGCAGGCATGTCAAGCTGGGCATCGAAGCCCCGAAGAACATTGCCGTCAACCGCGAAGAGATTTACGAGCGGATTCAACGCGAAAACCGCGCCGCCTCTATCTCTAAAGACCAGGGTCTGGAAAATATCGCCTCTGCACTGCGAAAAAGTAAAAAGTAG
- a CDS encoding flagellar assembly protein FliW has translation MGDFFKDLVYSKEDVLTFPAGIPGFEKNKEFVIVTIPEYQPFEWLVCVDGSRLRFAIINPLTFLPDYSPNIVKEQMEDLAITRAEDILLYVIVTIRENPLESTANLVGPIVINRTRRIGKQIIIDDERYTTQEPILRKK, from the coding sequence ATGGGTGATTTCTTTAAGGACCTTGTTTATTCAAAAGAAGATGTATTGACATTTCCGGCAGGAATTCCAGGTTTCGAAAAAAACAAGGAATTTGTAATTGTAACTATTCCGGAATACCAGCCTTTTGAGTGGCTTGTCTGTGTGGACGGCTCTCGACTGCGCTTTGCTATTATAAACCCTCTGACTTTCCTTCCCGACTATTCTCCAAACATAGTCAAGGAGCAGATGGAGGACCTGGCCATAACCAGAGCTGAGGATATCCTGCTTTACGTTATCGTAACTATCAGGGAAAACCCTCTGGAATCCACTGCCAATCTTGTCGGACCGATTGTCATCAACCGTACCAGACGAATCGGAAAACAGATCATTATTGATGACGAACGCTACACTACGCAGGAACCAATTCTGAGGAAGAAATAG
- the flgK gene encoding flagellar hook-associated protein FlgK — translation MSLFSTLGVGMRGLVASQMAINVTGQNISNADVEGYSRKRVNQAAAYRRDPIYGQIGMGADVINIERVRSSFIDAQIQSQNQEVGLWKEIDFTLESIENIFMEPGNTGIQSFIDSFFDSWQNLSNNPSSLSAREMVKTNALALNDVFHNFSNELSDLRRTRNDEIVQRVEKVNELIKKIYDLNIEIGAVETGMQHANDSRDKRDMIVKELSSIVDVSIIENEIGQISISSGSNLLVAPAYYQKLETFTTSFDLPDGTSMREIGIRVAETKNQFKPLSGQLKGLIESRDIIIPNFQEKLNTLARGLVERVNELHWRGYSLNGYTGIEFFDPKTTGASDINLSPAILASVQNIAAAGGGENHTATQNVLAAGSHNFGAAPQQLYRDPSSGAPVEARNIVKGTVIVYSPDTVLVEGVDYVVDYIQGTIQTLHAGYDTVDLRVDLQYRSGGYLGPGDNTNSVAIAKLRSELTMEADLHGNYTATFTSFYSAFIGELGLSRNQAGASLETREFLVAQYESHQDAIAGVSLDEEMGNLIRFEHTYQASARLITTVNQMLDVLLNM, via the coding sequence ATGTCACTCTTCTCAACCCTTGGTGTCGGAATGCGCGGTCTGGTAGCTTCCCAGATGGCTATAAATGTAACTGGACAGAATATCTCCAATGCCGATGTTGAGGGGTATTCCCGAAAACGTGTCAATCAGGCTGCAGCATACCGCCGGGACCCTATTTACGGTCAGATTGGGATGGGAGCGGATGTCATCAATATTGAACGGGTAAGAAGCAGCTTTATCGACGCCCAGATCCAGAGCCAGAACCAGGAAGTCGGACTATGGAAAGAGATCGACTTTACCCTGGAGAGCATCGAAAACATCTTCATGGAACCTGGTAATACCGGTATCCAGTCATTCATAGATTCCTTCTTTGACAGTTGGCAAAACCTCTCCAACAACCCATCCAGCCTGTCAGCAAGAGAAATGGTGAAAACCAACGCCCTGGCGCTCAACGATGTATTCCATAATTTCTCTAATGAACTGAGTGATCTCCGCAGGACCAGAAATGACGAGATTGTACAGAGGGTGGAGAAGGTAAATGAACTCATAAAGAAGATCTATGATCTCAATATTGAAATCGGCGCTGTTGAGACCGGAATGCAGCACGCAAATGACAGCCGCGACAAGAGAGATATGATTGTCAAGGAACTCTCGTCAATAGTCGATGTGTCAATTATTGAAAACGAAATCGGCCAAATATCTATTTCAAGCGGCAGCAATCTGCTTGTGGCCCCCGCCTATTATCAGAAACTTGAAACTTTTACCACCTCATTTGACCTGCCCGACGGTACATCGATGAGAGAAATTGGTATCAGAGTAGCGGAAACCAAAAACCAATTCAAACCTCTTAGCGGTCAATTGAAGGGCCTGATCGAGAGCCGGGACATTATAATCCCCAATTTTCAGGAGAAGCTCAATACTCTGGCCAGAGGTCTGGTTGAGAGGGTAAATGAACTTCACTGGAGAGGTTACAGCCTCAACGGATACACAGGCATAGAGTTTTTTGATCCAAAAACCACAGGAGCCTCTGATATCAACCTGAGTCCCGCTATTCTGGCTTCTGTACAGAACATAGCCGCAGCAGGCGGTGGAGAGAACCACACTGCCACACAGAATGTGCTGGCTGCCGGAAGCCACAATTTCGGCGCTGCTCCGCAGCAGCTCTACCGTGACCCCTCATCTGGAGCACCAGTTGAAGCACGCAACATCGTTAAAGGAACAGTGATTGTCTATTCTCCGGATACCGTGCTGGTCGAAGGAGTAGACTATGTAGTTGACTACATACAAGGAACAATTCAGACCCTGCATGCAGGATATGACACTGTAGATCTCAGAGTTGATCTTCAATACAGAAGCGGCGGATACCTGGGGCCCGGAGATAACACAAATTCCGTCGCGATAGCAAAGCTGCGAAGCGAATTAACAATGGAAGCAGACCTGCACGGAAATTACACCGCCACATTTACAAGTTTCTACAGCGCATTTATTGGAGAACTGGGACTGAGCCGAAACCAGGCCGGTGCCAGCCTTGAAACAAGAGAATTTCTCGTTGCCCAGTACGAGTCTCATCAGGACGCCATAGCAGGAGTCTCGCTGGATGAGGAGATGGGAAATCTTATCAGATTTGAACACACCTATCAGGCATCTGCAAGACTGATCACAACAGTCAACCAGATGCTCGATGTGTTGTTGAATATGTAA
- a CDS encoding flagellar protein FlgN, with amino-acid sequence MEKSLQELEHILSREVEIHSSMVETAEAFNKAIKENDLTALQQHSSEQEKQIYQIEKLEEQRVECVKTISSFLGLPAAVSKLHQIIEKLPEQWRQKFSSIHTSLKQKINDLSKLNTSNQILIEEAIGFIGNTFSFLQQANGKFAQYGIKGRTAGTPSTSTLINKTA; translated from the coding sequence ATGGAAAAATCACTCCAGGAACTTGAACATATTCTTTCCCGTGAGGTTGAAATACACTCTTCGATGGTGGAGACTGCAGAGGCATTCAATAAAGCCATTAAGGAAAATGATCTCACAGCCCTGCAGCAACACTCCTCTGAACAGGAAAAACAGATCTATCAGATAGAGAAACTCGAAGAGCAGAGGGTAGAGTGCGTTAAAACGATCTCCTCATTTCTGGGTCTCCCAGCGGCAGTTTCAAAGCTGCATCAGATCATAGAGAAACTGCCGGAGCAGTGGAGACAGAAGTTTTCGTCAATCCACACATCTCTCAAGCAGAAGATTAATGACCTCTCGAAGCTCAACACAAGCAACCAGATACTTATTGAAGAGGCAATAGGATTTATCGGAAACACATTCTCTTTTCTGCAGCAGGCAAACGGAAAATTCGCTCAGTACGGTATCAAAGGCAGAACAGCAGGAACACCTTCAACATCTACACTGATAAACAAAACAGCATAG
- the pdxA gene encoding 4-hydroxythreonine-4-phosphate dehydrogenase PdxA, producing the protein MNSDKKKPLFVLTMGDPAGIGPEITIKTLHDFKGPFNVAVLGDLSVLIQAADIVGISPSFNKITSLKEFDDSGINVLDPGIISPDQFQKGKAQAVCGKAAFEYIIRAIDLAMKNEAAGVITNPISKESLKMAGINYPGHTEIFADRTGTRDFTMLFLLKNVGVAHVTTHCSLKEAINLISKDRVLKNIQLLDSAMKNLGIGKPRIAVGGLNPHAGENGLFGDEEPKFITPAIEQAQQEGIDASGPYPPDTIFMRAFKGEFDGVVSMLHDHGFVALKSLDFEHGVNITTGLPIIRTSVGHGTAFNLAGTGKASTESLRSAMNAACMLYSRGRRS; encoded by the coding sequence ATGAACTCTGACAAAAAAAAACCTCTCTTTGTCCTCACAATGGGAGATCCTGCCGGAATTGGCCCGGAAATCACAATAAAAACCCTTCATGATTTCAAGGGCCCTTTTAATGTAGCGGTACTGGGTGACCTCTCTGTTCTTATCCAGGCCGCAGATATCGTGGGAATCTCTCCCTCATTCAACAAGATCACATCATTAAAAGAATTTGACGATTCTGGAATAAACGTCCTTGATCCTGGTATCATCTCACCGGATCAGTTCCAGAAAGGTAAAGCACAGGCTGTCTGCGGAAAAGCTGCTTTCGAATACATTATCCGGGCTATTGACCTGGCTATGAAAAATGAAGCCGCAGGTGTTATCACAAACCCCATAAGTAAAGAATCCCTGAAGATGGCAGGTATCAATTACCCGGGACATACGGAAATCTTTGCGGACAGAACCGGTACCCGCGATTTTACCATGCTTTTTCTCCTAAAAAATGTGGGAGTAGCGCATGTTACTACCCATTGTTCCCTGAAAGAAGCGATAAACCTGATCTCTAAAGACCGTGTTCTGAAAAACATCCAACTCCTTGACAGCGCCATGAAAAATCTGGGCATCGGAAAACCACGTATCGCTGTTGGAGGTCTAAACCCCCACGCCGGAGAAAACGGACTTTTCGGTGATGAGGAACCAAAGTTCATCACCCCTGCCATAGAACAGGCACAACAGGAAGGAATCGATGCATCAGGACCATATCCACCTGATACCATTTTCATGCGGGCTTTTAAGGGCGAGTTTGACGGAGTAGTATCGATGCTGCACGACCATGGATTCGTTGCATTGAAATCTCTGGATTTTGAACACGGAGTCAATATTACAACGGGATTGCCCATAATCCGCACATCTGTGGGACATGGCACAGCCTTTAATCTCGCAGGAACTGGAAAAGCCTCTACAGAGAGTCTCAGGTCGGCGATGAACGCTGCCTGCATGCTTTACAGCAGAGGCAGACGTTCATAA
- the flgL gene encoding flagellar hook-associated protein FlgL, protein MRVTVSQLNRNVQHVIRNRYNELVHLQEQLSTGRRLLRPSDAPVDVANDINMTSELKIYQQYKKNINDGLSYMTITGEAMDSMNILMQRARELAVQAANDTQSAAERKIINAEVQQIFRQLITLIDTQYKGDYIFSGPQSKIPPVIVNSSSAGSVDDYDNLRMASFDASAGGVGTPTQIFNAFDMTPVTRIIPGTFSLRIGTTTYVENVDYTIDYEAGTITPLNADLAIDVMTNYATDGVRMEFDYLSKGKNVFGETVTTTGEILREIEGGIVMPINISLEEMITDYSSGNELMGMMIRFGESLLKNDQPGIERAIGELDDVFEVMLSAQTRNAARINRLETTLSRNDSQTTAITSFISELEDADMADTISKFLLAENVYKAALQSAARIIQPSLVNFL, encoded by the coding sequence ATGAGAGTCACAGTATCGCAACTTAACCGGAACGTGCAGCATGTTATCCGTAACCGCTACAATGAACTGGTTCATCTGCAGGAACAGCTCTCTACAGGAAGACGCCTTTTGCGCCCGTCGGATGCCCCGGTTGATGTTGCAAATGACATCAATATGACCTCCGAACTGAAGATATACCAGCAGTATAAGAAGAATATCAATGACGGGCTGTCTTATATGACCATCACCGGTGAGGCCATGGACAGCATGAACATTCTGATGCAGAGGGCAAGAGAACTGGCAGTACAGGCAGCCAACGATACCCAGTCCGCAGCAGAGCGCAAAATTATAAATGCCGAAGTACAGCAGATCTTCCGTCAATTGATAACCCTGATTGACACCCAGTACAAAGGTGATTACATCTTCAGTGGACCTCAGTCAAAGATTCCGCCAGTTATAGTCAATTCCTCTTCGGCTGGATCTGTAGATGATTACGACAATCTCAGAATGGCCAGTTTCGATGCGAGTGCAGGCGGTGTTGGCACACCGACACAGATATTCAATGCATTCGATATGACCCCTGTCACCAGAATCATTCCTGGCACTTTCTCTCTGAGAATCGGCACCACAACCTATGTAGAAAATGTCGACTACACGATTGATTATGAAGCAGGGACAATTACTCCCCTCAATGCGGATCTGGCCATAGATGTCATGACAAACTATGCAACCGATGGTGTGAGGATGGAGTTTGATTACCTCTCCAAGGGAAAAAACGTCTTCGGTGAGACTGTCACCACTACAGGAGAGATCCTCAGGGAGATAGAGGGTGGTATAGTCATGCCGATCAATATATCTCTGGAGGAGATGATCACCGATTATTCCAGTGGAAATGAGCTAATGGGCATGATGATCCGCTTTGGGGAAAGCCTTTTAAAAAACGATCAACCCGGAATAGAGAGAGCCATTGGAGAGCTCGATGACGTGTTTGAGGTGATGCTCTCTGCGCAGACAAGAAACGCCGCCAGAATTAACCGTCTGGAGACTACACTCTCCCGCAACGATAGTCAGACAACCGCAATAACTTCTTTTATTTCCGAGCTTGAAGATGCGGATATGGCTGATACAATAAGCAAGTTTTTACTGGCTGAAAATGTGTACAAGGCTGCACTGCAGTCTGCAGCGCGTATCATTCAACCATCACTGGTCAATTTTCTCTAG
- a CDS encoding flagellin, producing the protein MPRINHNVPAMITGNSLRQTDRHLAKSLEKLSTGLRINRAADDAAGLSVSEQLRTQVGGLSMGSRNVQDGIALFNIAEGALTEVNAMLQRMRELSIQASNDTLTSTDRTFIQAEVTQLTSEIDRIVGGAQYNRMSLLNGDAPWGTDDGGILHIGANNNPEEDIIQFRIDSIDTTAIGIATTDISLTAQSSATAAISALDNALMSVNTLRANIGAIVNRLEHALTSQENQVQNMQAAESVIRDADFASETTEFTKHQILLQSSNAMLAQANVLPQNVLSLLQG; encoded by the coding sequence ATGCCTCGCATCAACCACAACGTACCGGCGATGATAACCGGGAATTCGCTCAGGCAGACTGATCGACACCTCGCCAAGTCTCTGGAGAAGCTGTCAACCGGTTTGCGTATTAACCGGGCCGCTGATGATGCAGCCGGGTTGAGTGTATCTGAACAGTTGCGTACTCAGGTAGGCGGACTGTCAATGGGCTCCAGAAACGTCCAGGACGGCATAGCGCTGTTTAATATCGCTGAAGGAGCGCTGACCGAAGTTAATGCCATGCTGCAGAGAATGCGTGAACTGTCAATACAGGCATCCAACGATACACTGACTTCAACCGACAGAACCTTTATTCAGGCTGAAGTTACCCAGCTTACAAGTGAAATTGACAGAATAGTTGGCGGAGCTCAGTATAACAGAATGAGTCTTCTTAACGGAGATGCTCCATGGGGAACCGATGATGGCGGAATTCTTCATATCGGCGCCAACAACAATCCCGAAGAGGACATAATCCAGTTCCGTATCGACTCCATCGACACGACTGCTATCGGCATAGCGACTACCGATATAAGCCTCACCGCTCAATCAAGCGCCACCGCAGCCATTTCCGCTCTGGATAACGCATTGATGAGTGTCAATACACTGAGAGCAAATATCGGTGCTATTGTAAACCGTCTCGAACACGCTTTGACAAGCCAGGAAAACCAGGTGCAGAACATGCAGGCCGCAGAATCCGTGATTCGCGATGCTGATTTTGCATCCGAGACGACCGAATTTACAAAGCATCAGATCCTTTTACAGTCATCCAACGCCATGCTTGCTCAGGCTAATGTGCTCCCTCAGAACGTTCTCAGTCTCCTCCAGGGATAG
- a CDS encoding peptidylprolyl isomerase: MKGLIALILASTTLSCSSNYPDGLYADLKTSKGKIVLALEFQKTPLTVANFVGLSEGTIKSSRGKIKYYDGLTFHRVVPGFVIQGGDPNGDGRGGPGYQFPDEFSPDLKHDSEGILSMANAGPGTNGSQFFITLAATPHLDNRHSVFGRVIEGMDVVKKIEVGDKIESVKILRIGKKASEFKADQETFDTLVKKIKETEKERIQTAISQKYPNALKTQSGLNYIVVKEGQGEKPASGTKIKVHYTGTLIDGRKFDSSRDRGTPLEFNVGTGMVIPGWDEALLDMKKGEQRTLIIPPELGYGPSGYGPIPPNAILVFDVELIDF; encoded by the coding sequence ATGAAAGGATTAATAGCTTTGATATTGGCAAGCACTACACTCTCATGTTCTTCGAATTATCCGGATGGACTGTATGCTGATCTAAAGACCTCAAAGGGCAAAATAGTCCTGGCACTGGAGTTCCAGAAGACACCCTTAACCGTGGCTAATTTTGTGGGGCTCTCCGAGGGCACGATAAAATCATCACGGGGAAAGATTAAATATTATGATGGCCTGACATTCCATAGAGTCGTCCCAGGGTTTGTAATTCAGGGTGGCGATCCAAATGGAGATGGCAGAGGTGGACCGGGATACCAGTTTCCGGATGAGTTCAGCCCTGATCTCAAACACGATTCTGAGGGAATACTTTCGATGGCCAACGCCGGGCCAGGTACCAATGGAAGTCAGTTCTTTATTACCCTTGCGGCAACTCCTCACCTCGATAACCGCCACTCAGTTTTCGGCAGAGTGATAGAGGGAATGGATGTTGTGAAAAAGATAGAGGTTGGTGACAAGATCGAATCTGTAAAGATTCTCAGGATAGGGAAGAAGGCAAGTGAATTTAAAGCTGATCAGGAGACATTTGATACCTTGGTGAAAAAAATTAAAGAAACAGAAAAAGAGCGCATTCAGACTGCGATAAGTCAGAAATATCCAAATGCTTTAAAGACCCAGAGTGGTCTGAACTACATTGTGGTAAAAGAAGGGCAGGGGGAAAAACCAGCCTCTGGAACAAAGATCAAAGTACATTACACCGGAACATTAATCGATGGCAGGAAGTTTGACAGTTCAAGGGATCGCGGTACCCCACTGGAATTCAATGTCGGAACGGGAATGGTGATTCCGGGGTGGGATGAGGCTTTGCTGGATATGAAAAAAGGAGAACAGAGAACTCTGATAATTCCGCCTGAACTGGGTTATGGTCCTTCTGGATATGGCCCTATACCGCCTAATGCCATACTTGTTTTCGATGTCGAATTGATCGATTTCTGA